The following is a genomic window from Verrucomicrobiales bacterium.
AGAAAGCACTCGTCGGCGTTGTAGACATCGTACCGGGTCAAATTCGGTTCACCCACTTCCAATCCGCTCTGCCGCGCCAAGTCCATCACGACATTTCGCGTGATGCCATAAAGCGCGCCCGCAGACAACGGGGGAGTCAACAACTGACGGCCCTTGATGATGAAGATATTGTCGCCCGTGCACTCCGCCACATAGCCCTCGGAGTTAAGCATGATCGCTTCCTCCACACCCGCGTTGTTCGCCTCAATCTTCGCCAGGATGTTGTTAAGGTAGTTCAGCGACTTGATGGCCGGATTCACCGCATTGTGCAGATTGCGGGTGGTGGCCACCGTCACGATCGCCATGCCGTCGTCATACATCTCTTGGGGGTAAAGCTTGATTTTACCGGCGATGACAATGACGGAGGGACGCTCGCATCGATTGGGATTCAACCCCAGGGTGCCGACGCCCCGGGTCACCACCAACCGGATATAACCCTCGCGGAGCTTGTTGCGTCGACAGGTATCCACGACAGCCTTCATCATCGCTTGATGAGACATCGGGATCTCCAGGAGAATCGCCTTGGCGGAACAAAAGAGGCGGTCGATGTGTTCCTTCAGTTTGAACACCCGCCCATTGTAGGCCCGAATGCCCTCAAAAATCCCGTCTCCATAGAGCAGGCCATGATCGAACACCGAGATCTTGGCGTTCTTCTCGTCGTAGAATTTGCCGTCGATAAACACTTTCATGCGCAAAGTGTTGCGAACGTAAGGCAATTCTGCCGAAAGGCGCAACCGATTTCCTTAAACCTACGGTGGTTCTGGGGGATGGGCTCTGGCGGAGGGCCCATGTGCGCCTGGCAGAGCTGATCGTTTTAATCTCGTTGAGCCCATGACTGCCCCAGGCGCCGCAATTTTTGGCTAGCTCGCGCGGCCCAGGAAGAGTTTAAGTAGAGAGGAAATCCGCTGGGACACGAAAACCCAGGCGGATAGTCTCGCGGCCCGGCAGTGCGTGTCGCGGGCGCAGAGAGAAAAAGCTCAGAGCACGTCCAGACACCCAATCAGAACCCCACACCCATGAAAACAACCCCGCTCTTCCGCCGAGTTCCCCTGGTGACAGCCCTCCTGGCCAGCGTCGCTTTCATCTCCGAGGGAGCCACCCTCCAGCTGACCCCTTCCCGGGACACTTCGTTGATGGAGACTGTTCCCGACAACAACACCGGCGCCATGGTGAACCTGGTATCCGGGTCCGTCGCCAATGGCAAAAAGACGCGGGCTCTCATCCGCTTCGACGTTTCCGGGGCGCTTCCCGATGGAGCAGTGATCGAAAGCGCCACTCTGAAACTGACCGTGCTCAAAGCGCCTCCCGGTACCGTCTCTCCCGCTTCCCGTTTTGGACTGCACCGGGTGCTGGTCGATTGGATCGAGGGTTCCAAAGGCGGGGGCAATACCGGAGGCCGGGGAACCGATGGGGAACCCACCTGGACCATGCGCAGCGTCGGAAGCGAACCCTGGAGTGGGCCCGGCGGCGCGCTGGATGATGTCGAGTTTGCCTCCGCTGTCAGCAGTGACATCGAGATGGATCTCCCCGGAGACTACACCATCGAGAGCACCGCTGCCCTGGTGGCGGACGTGCAGTCCTGGATCTGCCGCCCCGACTCCAACTTCGGTTGGGTTCTGGTGAGCAACCGCGAGGAGGCCGGGGCTACCGCCCGAAGACTGGGCTCCAAGGAATCCACGCCGGATCAGGTGCCCACCTTAACTCTCACCTACTCCATCTCCAGCCCCGAGATCCGCATCACCAAACTCGAGCTCAACGAGGGATCCTTGGTGCTGGGCTGGACCGGCAATGCGTCGGAATACCAGCTCCAACAGCGCAGCTCGATCGACGGACCTTGGACAGACCTCGGCGCCCCCGTGGGATGCGAACGGACCACGCGAATTCCCACCTCGGAACGGGCCGCCTTTTTACGAGTCGTTAGCCGCTGATTTGGCTGGCGAGGTCTTCCGACGGATAGGTCCAGATCTCTGCGAGTGTCGGATGGTAGTGCGGCACGGCTGCCAGCTGCTGCACTGTCATTCGGGCCGCCATGGCCACCACAATCTCGTGGATCAAATCACCGCCGCCCGGACCGACACAGGCACCGCCCAGGATTTCACCGGTCTTGGGATCCGCCAGCAATTTCACGTGCCCGTCCAACGCCTCCATGATCAAGGACTTTCCGTGATCATTGAACGGATAGCTCGCCGCCAGATAGGCGATACCACTTCGGCGGGCCTCCTCCTCTGTCAACCCGACGGTCGCCACCTGCGGATCTGAAAACACCACGAATGTCAGGAGCCGATAGTCCATTCGTTTCGTCGGTGCCGGGGCCAGCAGGTTGGCTCCGGCCACCTCTCCCTGGGTCACCGCGAGATGCACCAGCTCGTAGGGCCCGGTGCAATCGCCGGCCGCAAAGATGTGCGGAGCCGAGGTCTGCATGGTGTCGTTGGTCACGATGCGCCCGCGTTCCAGTTTCACACCGGCGGCTTCCAGGTTGAGGTGAGCCGTGTTGGGCGCACGCCCCAGACCGTTGAAGATCTCCTCGGCTTGAATCCGACGACGCTGGCCCTCGTG
Proteins encoded in this region:
- a CDS encoding DNRLRE domain-containing protein → MKTTPLFRRVPLVTALLASVAFISEGATLQLTPSRDTSLMETVPDNNTGAMVNLVSGSVANGKKTRALIRFDVSGALPDGAVIESATLKLTVLKAPPGTVSPASRFGLHRVLVDWIEGSKGGGNTGGRGTDGEPTWTMRSVGSEPWSGPGGALDDVEFASAVSSDIEMDLPGDYTIESTAALVADVQSWICRPDSNFGWVLVSNREEAGATARRLGSKESTPDQVPTLTLTYSISSPEIRITKLELNEGSLVLGWTGNASEYQLQQRSSIDGPWTDLGAPVGCERTTRIPTSERAAFLRVVSR
- the ilvE gene encoding branched-chain-amino-acid transaminase, with amino-acid sequence MKVFIDGKFYDEKNAKISVFDHGLLYGDGIFEGIRAYNGRVFKLKEHIDRLFCSAKAILLEIPMSHQAMMKAVVDTCRRNKLREGYIRLVVTRGVGTLGLNPNRCERPSVIVIAGKIKLYPQEMYDDGMAIVTVATTRNLHNAVNPAIKSLNYLNNILAKIEANNAGVEEAIMLNSEGYVAECTGDNIFIIKGRQLLTPPLSAGALYGITRNVVMDLARQSGLEVGEPNLTRYDVYNADECFLTGTAAEVIPVVKVDGRVIGKGQPGPLTRQLLQRFHELANRTGEPLA